Genomic segment of Desulfobacteraceae bacterium:
AGGTGCTGCCGTGAGGCCAGCTCGGGCACCACCCCGCCGTAGGGGTGATGCACCGCCACCTGGGAGGCCACCACCGAGGAGAGCACCTCCCGCCCATCTTTTACCAGGGCCGCGGCGGTCTCGTCGCAGGAAGATTCGATACCGAGAATGATCATGTGAATATCAACGAGAGCATGAAAGTTCCGTAATAATCATTTTACACTGGCAGGCGGAGTTTTTTTAGAAAGGGCTTTGCTGGGAACCTTGGGAATAGACCGGATTCACCGCTCTCAATGGGTCTTTGTTCATTTTCTTTTGCGGAAAAGAAAACGAACCAAAAGAAACCGCCCGCGCCCCGGGGCCCTTCGGGCTGCCCTGCGCTTCTCGCAGCCGGCGGGCCCTGTGGAACTCGCTCGCGCTCAAACAGCCACAGGGCCTTTTTCGCCGACTGCTGCGATGCTCGGCCCGGGACGACGGG
This window contains:
- a CDS encoding tRNA (adenosine(37)-N6)-threonylcarbamoyltransferase complex transferase subunit TsaD is translated as MHMIILGIESSCDETAAALVKDGREVLSSVVASQVAVHHPYGGVVPELASRQHL